TCGGCGGGCCACATATGGCTACGATCAGCGGGTTGAAGTGCATGGCTCCAAGGGGATGCTCCGTGCAGCCAATATGCTGGAAAACACGGTGGAAGTGGCCGGGACCACCGGTTTTCAGACAGCCCCGGCCCAGCACTTCTTTCTTGAACGCTATGAAGCAGCCTATCGCAACGAGATGGCGCGATTTGTCGAAGCCGTACAGACCGGCAGCACCCCCTCTCCCAGCATCGACGACGGGCTGCGCGCCCAGATGTTGGCCGATGCCGCCGCCAAATCTCTTGAGACGGGGGCACCGGTCGCATTGTAAGCGATCAGATCCTTACGCTTGGCGGCGCATGTCCTGCGCCGCCAGCGCCTTGTTGAAACGCTCGGATGTCCACCCCTCGGCAAGGGCCTGATGAAACAGCCCGGCCTGTGTTTGAGGGGCCAAACCACCCACCGGCGGATCGCGGTCCAGATTGGTTGGGAAAGAATACCCCTCTGCGCAGGCTGCAATTGCTGCGGCATGATCAGCCTCACTCATGGCCCCCTCACGCTTCAGTTTGACCAGTGCCGGGAAAAGCCGTTCCGACATGCCGCGCCGATCCACGGTCTCCATTGCACGCCCAAAGGCAGACGAGACCTGCAACAGGTTCGCCATGCGCTGAATATCCTCCGACCGGTTGGCTCCGGCGGCATGAAACAAAGCCGGGTTGAAGAAGACAGCATCCCCCTTCGCCAAGGGCAACTGCACGCAATGTTCTTCGAAATAAGCCCGGAAGTCCGCGCGCCTCCAAGCTGCATAGCCCGCACGGTATTGCTGCGAAAACGGAAGCAGCTTGGTCGGACCACTTTCCACCGGCATATCGGTGTGGGCCACGGCCCCCTGCAACGTCAGAACCGGCGACAGATCATGCACATGGGCCGGATATTGCGCGGATGTGTCCGCCGTTTGAAAGCCCAGATGATAGTCACGATGCGCCTGCTGTGCGGCACCGCCCGGTCGCACCAGATTGATTTGCGCCGTCATCTGGTAGTTCGGCCCCAGCCAAGCTTCGCAAACCGCTGCGATAGATGTGTTACCGAAATAGCGAGCGAAAACATCTGGCGCTGCCTCACAGAGTTTTTGCAGCGCATTCCAGATCCGGTCATTTGCCCCTGCGGTGGCAAAATGATCTGCGCTCTCGCCGGTCGCGGCCTTCTCGTCTGCGATGATACGGTTATAGATGACGGTGGCCGCATCAATCGGCGCCAATTCCTGAAAGGCACCCTGTAAGATCAGAACACCCGCCCCGTATCGCAACCCATGCGCCCATTCCGCCATCAACCGCTGGCGCGCGTGGACATCGCTCAGCGTCTCGCCCAGCGCGGCCATGTCATAGATCGGGATATTCTTCTCAATCTTGCTGACCAGCGGAACTTGGTCGGGCGTCAGTTCCTGTTCAACCTGCGCAGCGAAATCACTCGGTGCACATCCTTCGGGATCAAAATAGGCCTGCTCCATCGGTGTAGCAGCAACTTTCATCGTG
The nucleotide sequence above comes from Phaeobacter inhibens DSM 16374. Encoded proteins:
- a CDS encoding phytanoyl-CoA dioxygenase family protein → MKVAATPMEQAYFDPEGCAPSDFAAQVEQELTPDQVPLVSKIEKNIPIYDMAALGETLSDVHARQRLMAEWAHGLRYGAGVLILQGAFQELAPIDAATVIYNRIIADEKAATGESADHFATAGANDRIWNALQKLCEAAPDVFARYFGNTSIAAVCEAWLGPNYQMTAQINLVRPGGAAQQAHRDYHLGFQTADTSAQYPAHVHDLSPVLTLQGAVAHTDMPVESGPTKLLPFSQQYRAGYAAWRRADFRAYFEEHCVQLPLAKGDAVFFNPALFHAAGANRSEDIQRMANLLQVSSAFGRAMETVDRRGMSERLFPALVKLKREGAMSEADHAAAIAACAEGYSFPTNLDRDPPVGGLAPQTQAGLFHQALAEGWTSERFNKALAAQDMRRQA